One Rosa chinensis cultivar Old Blush chromosome 5, RchiOBHm-V2, whole genome shotgun sequence genomic region harbors:
- the LOC112164827 gene encoding cysteine-rich receptor-like protein kinase 25 isoform X1, producing the protein MAEVVLLFLSMVALLGFPTTKADYLAHVCPNTTVFTPNSIFQTNRDQLLYTLVDNASRDTGFYQTTAGNQISEETVDGLFLCRGDVSADACRVCVYTAASKVVQMCPVEKQVVIWYDDCMVRYSNQSFLSTAEDSPWVFMRNTTNATQVGDNRTTLFNQVLANTMIGLVLEVLIAADKFATKEDSTVFTTLYTLGQCTQDLPTPNCSGCLTGAIARLPFCCSGKLGGRVLYPSCNIRYEVYPFYSSPPPPAPVATVRKGKNKLSSIVIPSILAPVALCVLVVVVAGCFIRKLKRAKRQQNEAENDMTTVESLQFDLGIIEAATKKFSADNMLGEGGFGQVFKGTLDNEQEIAVKRLSKNSGQGVREFKNEVLLVAKLQHRNLVKLLGFCLGGEETLLVYEYVPNKSLDYFLFEAKKREQLDWSRRCTIIGGIARGILYLHEDSRLRVIHRDLKASNILLDASLNPKISDFGMARMFGVDDQTQGSTRRIVGTYGYMAPEYAMEGLYSIKSDVFSFGILLLEILTGRKNFLGFHPTTPEPTLLSYAWRLWNEGKVLELMDPLLKYSFNPKEFLRYIHIGLLCVQEDANNRPTMSSVVLMLKSENIRLSKPERPAFFTGRSINDHCHTLGDLPSCSVNALTISDVIPR; encoded by the exons ATGGCAGAAGTGGTCCTTCTCTTCCTTTCAATGGTTGCCTTGCTCGGCTTTCCCACTACAAAAGCCGACTATCTCGCCCATGTCTGCCCAAACACCACCGTCTTCACCCCAAACTCCATCTTCCAAACCAATCGCGACCAATTGCTGTATACCCTTGTCGATAATGCCAGCCGTGACACCGGTTTTTACCAGACCACTGCTGGCAACCAGATCTCAGAGGAGACAGTGGACGGCCTCTTCCTCTGCCGCGGTGACGTGTCCGCAGACGCTTGCAGAGTCTGCGTGTACACCGCGGCCTCAAAGGTTGTCCAAATGTGTCCCGTCGAGAAACAGGTTGTCATATGGTACGACGACTGCATGGTACGCTACTCTAACCAGTCATTTCTTTCTACCGCGGAAGACTCACCTTGGGTCTTCATGAGGAACACCACGAATGCGACGCAGGTTGGAGATAATAGAACAACCCTATTTAACCAGGTTCTAGCAAATACCATGATTGGGCTAGTCCTTGAGGTTCTCATCGCCGCTGataagtttgcaaccaaagaagATTCTACAGTGTTTACTACGCTGTACACCCTCGGACAGTGCACGCAGGATCTGCCCACACCAAATTGCAGTGGGTGTCTTACAGGAGCCATAGCACGACTTCCATTTTGCTGTAGTGGAAAACTAGGGGGAAGAGTTCTGTATCCAAGTTGTAATATTAGGTACGAGGTGTACCCCTTCTATTCATCACCTCCTCCGCCAGCCCCAGTGGCAACGGTACGTAAAG GAAAAAATAAACTCTCATCCATAGTCATTCCTAGCATTCTTGCTCCAGTTGCTCTCTGTGTGCTAGTTGTGGTTGTGGCCGGATGTTTCATTCGCAAATTAAAAAGAGCCAAACGACAACAAAATGAAG cCGAAAATGATATGACAACTGTTGAATCCTTGCAATTTGACTTGGGAATTATCGAAGCTGCCACGAAAAAGTTTTCTGCCGATAACATGTTAGGTGAAGGCGGATTTGGTCAAGTTTTCAAG GGAACACTTGATAATGAACAAGAAATAGCTGTGAAGAGGCTGTCAAAAAACTCTGGACAAGGTGTACGAGAGTTTAAGAACGAGGTTTTATTGGTAGCAAAGCTTCAACATAGGAATCTCGTaaagcttctagggttttgcttGGGAGGAGAAGAAACACTACTTGTCTATGAATATGTGCCCAACAAAAGTCTTGATTATTTTCTATTTG AAgccaaaaaaagagaacaactGGATTGGTCGAGACGCTGCACCATAATAGGAGGAATCGCTCGAGGAATCCTCTATCTTCATGAAGATTCTAGGCTTCGAGTTATACATCGTGATTTGAAAGCTAGCAATATCTTGTTGGATGCTAGTTTGAAtccaaaaatttcagattttggaatGGCAAGAATGTTTGGAGTTGATGATCAAACGCAAGGAAGCACGAGAAGAATTGTTGGCACTTA TGGTTACATGGCTCCAGAATATGCTATGGAGGGATTGTATTCTATAAAATCTGATGTCTTCAGCTTCGGAATACTCTTGCTTGAGATCCTAACGGGAAGAAAGAACTTTTTAGGCTTTCATCCCACAACTCCTGAACCGACTCTTCTCAGTTAT GCTTGGCGATTATGGAACGAAGGAAAAGTGTTGGAGTTGATGGATCCATTGCTGAAATATTCATTCAATCCAAAGGAGTTCTTGAGATACATCCACATTGGATTATTGTGTGTTCAAGAAGACGCAAACAATAGGCCAACCATGTCGTCGGTTGTTCTAATGTTAAAGAGTGAAAATATCAGACTTTCCAAACCTGAGCGACCTGCCTTCTTTACAGGAAGATCTATCAATGATCACTGCCATACATTAGGGGAT tTACCTAGTTGCTCTGTCAATGCTTTGACGATTTCTGATGTTATCCCACGCTGA
- the LOC112164827 gene encoding cysteine-rich receptor-like protein kinase 25 isoform X3, whose translation MAEVVLLFLSMVALLGFPTTKADYLAHVCPNTTVFTPNSIFQTNRDQLLYTLVDNASRDTGFYQTTAGNQISEETVDGLFLCRGDVSADACRVCVYTAASKVVQMCPVEKQVVIWYDDCMVRYSNQSFLSTAEDSPWVFMRNTTNATQVGDNRTTLFNQVLANTMIGLVLEVLIAADKFATKEDSTVFTTLYTLGQCTQDLPTPNCSGCLTGAIARLPFCCSGKLGGRVLYPSCNIRYEVYPFYSSPPPPAPVATVRKGKNKLSSIVIPSILAPVALCVLVVVVAGCFIRKLKRAKRQQNEAENDMTTVESLQFDLGIIEAATKKFSADNMLGEGGFGQVFKGTLDNEQEIAVKRLSKNSGQGVREFKNEVLLVAKLQHRNLVKLLGFCLGGEETLLVYEYVPNKSLDYFLFEAKKREQLDWSRRCTIIGGIARGILYLHEDSRLRVIHRDLKASNILLDASLNPKISDFGMARMFGVDDQTQGSTRRIVGTYGYMAPEYAMEGLYSIKSDVFSFGILLLEILTGRKNFLGFHPTTPEPTLLSYAWRLWNEGKVLE comes from the exons ATGGCAGAAGTGGTCCTTCTCTTCCTTTCAATGGTTGCCTTGCTCGGCTTTCCCACTACAAAAGCCGACTATCTCGCCCATGTCTGCCCAAACACCACCGTCTTCACCCCAAACTCCATCTTCCAAACCAATCGCGACCAATTGCTGTATACCCTTGTCGATAATGCCAGCCGTGACACCGGTTTTTACCAGACCACTGCTGGCAACCAGATCTCAGAGGAGACAGTGGACGGCCTCTTCCTCTGCCGCGGTGACGTGTCCGCAGACGCTTGCAGAGTCTGCGTGTACACCGCGGCCTCAAAGGTTGTCCAAATGTGTCCCGTCGAGAAACAGGTTGTCATATGGTACGACGACTGCATGGTACGCTACTCTAACCAGTCATTTCTTTCTACCGCGGAAGACTCACCTTGGGTCTTCATGAGGAACACCACGAATGCGACGCAGGTTGGAGATAATAGAACAACCCTATTTAACCAGGTTCTAGCAAATACCATGATTGGGCTAGTCCTTGAGGTTCTCATCGCCGCTGataagtttgcaaccaaagaagATTCTACAGTGTTTACTACGCTGTACACCCTCGGACAGTGCACGCAGGATCTGCCCACACCAAATTGCAGTGGGTGTCTTACAGGAGCCATAGCACGACTTCCATTTTGCTGTAGTGGAAAACTAGGGGGAAGAGTTCTGTATCCAAGTTGTAATATTAGGTACGAGGTGTACCCCTTCTATTCATCACCTCCTCCGCCAGCCCCAGTGGCAACGGTACGTAAAG GAAAAAATAAACTCTCATCCATAGTCATTCCTAGCATTCTTGCTCCAGTTGCTCTCTGTGTGCTAGTTGTGGTTGTGGCCGGATGTTTCATTCGCAAATTAAAAAGAGCCAAACGACAACAAAATGAAG cCGAAAATGATATGACAACTGTTGAATCCTTGCAATTTGACTTGGGAATTATCGAAGCTGCCACGAAAAAGTTTTCTGCCGATAACATGTTAGGTGAAGGCGGATTTGGTCAAGTTTTCAAG GGAACACTTGATAATGAACAAGAAATAGCTGTGAAGAGGCTGTCAAAAAACTCTGGACAAGGTGTACGAGAGTTTAAGAACGAGGTTTTATTGGTAGCAAAGCTTCAACATAGGAATCTCGTaaagcttctagggttttgcttGGGAGGAGAAGAAACACTACTTGTCTATGAATATGTGCCCAACAAAAGTCTTGATTATTTTCTATTTG AAgccaaaaaaagagaacaactGGATTGGTCGAGACGCTGCACCATAATAGGAGGAATCGCTCGAGGAATCCTCTATCTTCATGAAGATTCTAGGCTTCGAGTTATACATCGTGATTTGAAAGCTAGCAATATCTTGTTGGATGCTAGTTTGAAtccaaaaatttcagattttggaatGGCAAGAATGTTTGGAGTTGATGATCAAACGCAAGGAAGCACGAGAAGAATTGTTGGCACTTA TGGTTACATGGCTCCAGAATATGCTATGGAGGGATTGTATTCTATAAAATCTGATGTCTTCAGCTTCGGAATACTCTTGCTTGAGATCCTAACGGGAAGAAAGAACTTTTTAGGCTTTCATCCCACAACTCCTGAACCGACTCTTCTCAGTTAT GCTTGGCGATTATGGAACGAAGGAAAAGTGTTGGAGT GA
- the LOC112164827 gene encoding cysteine-rich receptor-like protein kinase 25 isoform X2, with translation MAEVVLLFLSMVALLGFPTTKADYLAHVCPNTTVFTPNSIFQTNRDQLLYTLVDNASRDTGFYQTTAGNQISEETVDGLFLCRGDVSADACRVCVYTAASKVVQMCPVEKQVVIWYDDCMVLANTMIGLVLEVLIAADKFATKEDSTVFTTLYTLGQCTQDLPTPNCSGCLTGAIARLPFCCSGKLGGRVLYPSCNIRYEVYPFYSSPPPPAPVATVRKGKNKLSSIVIPSILAPVALCVLVVVVAGCFIRKLKRAKRQQNEAENDMTTVESLQFDLGIIEAATKKFSADNMLGEGGFGQVFKGTLDNEQEIAVKRLSKNSGQGVREFKNEVLLVAKLQHRNLVKLLGFCLGGEETLLVYEYVPNKSLDYFLFEAKKREQLDWSRRCTIIGGIARGILYLHEDSRLRVIHRDLKASNILLDASLNPKISDFGMARMFGVDDQTQGSTRRIVGTYGYMAPEYAMEGLYSIKSDVFSFGILLLEILTGRKNFLGFHPTTPEPTLLSYAWRLWNEGKVLELMDPLLKYSFNPKEFLRYIHIGLLCVQEDANNRPTMSSVVLMLKSENIRLSKPERPAFFTGRSINDHCHTLGDLPSCSVNALTISDVIPR, from the exons ATGGCAGAAGTGGTCCTTCTCTTCCTTTCAATGGTTGCCTTGCTCGGCTTTCCCACTACAAAAGCCGACTATCTCGCCCATGTCTGCCCAAACACCACCGTCTTCACCCCAAACTCCATCTTCCAAACCAATCGCGACCAATTGCTGTATACCCTTGTCGATAATGCCAGCCGTGACACCGGTTTTTACCAGACCACTGCTGGCAACCAGATCTCAGAGGAGACAGTGGACGGCCTCTTCCTCTGCCGCGGTGACGTGTCCGCAGACGCTTGCAGAGTCTGCGTGTACACCGCGGCCTCAAAGGTTGTCCAAATGTGTCCCGTCGAGAAACAGGTTGTCATATGGTACGACGACTGCATG GTTCTAGCAAATACCATGATTGGGCTAGTCCTTGAGGTTCTCATCGCCGCTGataagtttgcaaccaaagaagATTCTACAGTGTTTACTACGCTGTACACCCTCGGACAGTGCACGCAGGATCTGCCCACACCAAATTGCAGTGGGTGTCTTACAGGAGCCATAGCACGACTTCCATTTTGCTGTAGTGGAAAACTAGGGGGAAGAGTTCTGTATCCAAGTTGTAATATTAGGTACGAGGTGTACCCCTTCTATTCATCACCTCCTCCGCCAGCCCCAGTGGCAACGGTACGTAAAG GAAAAAATAAACTCTCATCCATAGTCATTCCTAGCATTCTTGCTCCAGTTGCTCTCTGTGTGCTAGTTGTGGTTGTGGCCGGATGTTTCATTCGCAAATTAAAAAGAGCCAAACGACAACAAAATGAAG cCGAAAATGATATGACAACTGTTGAATCCTTGCAATTTGACTTGGGAATTATCGAAGCTGCCACGAAAAAGTTTTCTGCCGATAACATGTTAGGTGAAGGCGGATTTGGTCAAGTTTTCAAG GGAACACTTGATAATGAACAAGAAATAGCTGTGAAGAGGCTGTCAAAAAACTCTGGACAAGGTGTACGAGAGTTTAAGAACGAGGTTTTATTGGTAGCAAAGCTTCAACATAGGAATCTCGTaaagcttctagggttttgcttGGGAGGAGAAGAAACACTACTTGTCTATGAATATGTGCCCAACAAAAGTCTTGATTATTTTCTATTTG AAgccaaaaaaagagaacaactGGATTGGTCGAGACGCTGCACCATAATAGGAGGAATCGCTCGAGGAATCCTCTATCTTCATGAAGATTCTAGGCTTCGAGTTATACATCGTGATTTGAAAGCTAGCAATATCTTGTTGGATGCTAGTTTGAAtccaaaaatttcagattttggaatGGCAAGAATGTTTGGAGTTGATGATCAAACGCAAGGAAGCACGAGAAGAATTGTTGGCACTTA TGGTTACATGGCTCCAGAATATGCTATGGAGGGATTGTATTCTATAAAATCTGATGTCTTCAGCTTCGGAATACTCTTGCTTGAGATCCTAACGGGAAGAAAGAACTTTTTAGGCTTTCATCCCACAACTCCTGAACCGACTCTTCTCAGTTAT GCTTGGCGATTATGGAACGAAGGAAAAGTGTTGGAGTTGATGGATCCATTGCTGAAATATTCATTCAATCCAAAGGAGTTCTTGAGATACATCCACATTGGATTATTGTGTGTTCAAGAAGACGCAAACAATAGGCCAACCATGTCGTCGGTTGTTCTAATGTTAAAGAGTGAAAATATCAGACTTTCCAAACCTGAGCGACCTGCCTTCTTTACAGGAAGATCTATCAATGATCACTGCCATACATTAGGGGAT tTACCTAGTTGCTCTGTCAATGCTTTGACGATTTCTGATGTTATCCCACGCTGA